A single window of Fervidobacterium sp. DNA harbors:
- a CDS encoding MFS transporter, with amino-acid sequence MRVNRNSTFHFYHLVAFLVSIQAYLFNSFMNATATRWGFTFSQIGFLNFLASFVYALASISIGHLGDKQGYKKVISGLFLYLFLVCIVGLLIKSSLFLHIFAIMQGVFFGAFFPQVEGLIAKSETTLGVDPPSITGRFTLSWSTGNIFGMAFGPYLTVYAKNIIFLYGLFVSGLLSFLIFLDFKNNGPLVEFSPTDKLKEHSSNSNVVVDELRMRHLRFEYRIILFLGGLIYTSVLADFPKLVTMAGLKLERSGFLTVGANIGVLLTFIILQYWKKWVGNEKICALLLLVVPITGVLSFFAKSSLLFFLTAFAAGCSYAVPYTFAIFYGLLSTSVEHGKQGALHEMVIGLLFGIGPLVGGVFLDLFKSSFGLTLLSFLMTLFIYATQFIFSTRKLLVEK; translated from the coding sequence ATGAGAGTAAATAGGAATTCCACTTTCCACTTTTATCATTTAGTTGCTTTCCTAGTTTCTATTCAAGCATATTTGTTCAATTCGTTTATGAATGCGACAGCAACAAGATGGGGTTTTACGTTCTCACAGATTGGTTTTCTTAATTTTCTCGCGTCGTTTGTTTATGCCCTGGCGAGTATTAGTATTGGTCATCTTGGTGATAAGCAAGGTTACAAAAAGGTTATTTCTGGTTTGTTTCTGTATTTGTTCTTAGTTTGTATAGTTGGTTTATTGATTAAAAGCAGTTTATTTTTGCACATATTTGCAATAATGCAAGGGGTATTCTTTGGCGCTTTTTTTCCTCAAGTAGAGGGATTAATTGCAAAGTCTGAAACTACACTGGGTGTTGATCCACCATCAATTACTGGGAGATTTACTCTATCTTGGAGTACTGGTAATATATTTGGAATGGCTTTTGGTCCTTATCTTACAGTCTACGCAAAGAATATTATATTCTTATACGGACTTTTTGTGTCAGGTTTATTGAGCTTTTTGATATTCTTAGATTTCAAGAATAATGGTCCACTTGTGGAATTTTCACCAACAGATAAATTGAAAGAGCATTCATCTAATTCAAATGTTGTGGTTGATGAACTTCGGATGAGGCACTTACGTTTTGAGTATCGAATTATTCTCTTCCTTGGTGGTTTGATATACACATCCGTACTTGCAGATTTTCCAAAATTGGTTACAATGGCTGGTTTAAAGCTTGAAAGATCAGGCTTTTTGACAGTTGGTGCAAATATAGGTGTTCTACTAACATTTATTATTCTTCAGTATTGGAAAAAGTGGGTGGGTAATGAAAAAATTTGTGCATTACTTCTCTTGGTTGTTCCAATAACTGGAGTACTTTCTTTCTTTGCAAAAAGTTCTCTTCTGTTTTTCTTGACAGCTTTTGCAGCTGGATGTAGTTATGCTGTTCCGTATACATTTGCCATATTTTATGGTTTGCTTTCTACCTCTGTTGAACACGGAAAGCAAGGTGCTCTCCACGAGATGGTTATTGGTTTGTTATTTGGAATAGGTCCTCTTGTTGGCGGAGTTTTTCTCGACCTTTTCAAAAGTAGTTTTGGACTTACTTTGCTTTCTTTTCTTATGACACTTTTTATATACGCGACACAGTTTATTTTCAGTACAAGAAAACTTTTAGTTGAAAAGTAA
- the rpsF gene encoding 30S ribosomal protein S6 — protein MRIYETMFIIKPDIPEEERNKLVENVKKFLEERVKAQVDNVDRWGMRKLAYKIGRYFDGDYTVVYFRCNGQGLDQLENYFKVHPEFIRWQTFRREDLEKKERRAARAKKEEAVQQVVQEEGKSEEKVE, from the coding sequence ATGAGGATTTACGAAACGATGTTCATCATCAAACCTGATATACCAGAAGAAGAGAGAAACAAGCTTGTGGAGAACGTGAAGAAGTTTTTGGAAGAAAGAGTAAAGGCTCAAGTGGATAACGTTGACAGATGGGGTATGAGGAAGCTTGCTTATAAGATAGGAAGATATTTTGACGGCGATTACACTGTGGTTTACTTCCGATGCAATGGACAAGGTTTGGATCAACTTGAAAATTACTTCAAGGTACATCCAGAATTCATAAGATGGCAGACTTTTAGAAGAGAAGATCTCGAAAAGAAAGAAAGGAGAGCAGCAAGAGCTAAGAAAGAAGAAGCTGTTCAACAAGTTGTTCAAGAGGAAGGTAAATCAGAAGAGAAGGTGGAGTAA
- the ssb gene encoding single-stranded DNA-binding protein yields MSYNKVVLVGRLTRDPETRQTLDGNLIATFTLAVNRSNNGEADFIRIVAFRKLAELVHNYLQKGRMVLVEGKLRINKWKTNDGQTRSTPEIWADNIVFVESKRTDKDVPEEIPYEDVFGTDEELIEDIPDDDEPPF; encoded by the coding sequence ATGTCTTATAACAAGGTAGTGTTGGTTGGTAGGCTTACACGAGATCCCGAAACAAGACAAACCTTAGATGGGAATTTGATTGCAACTTTTACATTGGCTGTTAACAGATCAAATAATGGAGAAGCTGATTTTATACGTATAGTTGCATTTAGGAAACTTGCTGAGTTAGTTCATAATTACCTTCAGAAAGGTAGAATGGTTCTTGTAGAAGGTAAGTTAAGGATAAATAAATGGAAAACTAACGATGGACAGACAAGATCAACACCAGAAATTTGGGCTGATAATATAGTCTTCGTCGAATCAAAAAGGACTGACAAAGACGTACCGGAAGAGATACCATACGAGGATGTCTTCGGCACAGATGAAGAGTTAATCGAAGATATACCAGATGACGACGAACCACCATTTTGA
- the rpsR gene encoding 30S ribosomal protein S18, translating into MPKVRQRRRKVKACKMCEMKVEYVDYKDTRILRDFLNEKGKILPRRLTGNCAKHQRMVKDAIKRARQMALLPYIRY; encoded by the coding sequence ATGCCCAAAGTAAGGCAAAGGAGAAGAAAGGTTAAAGCATGCAAAATGTGTGAAATGAAAGTTGAATATGTTGATTATAAAGATACAAGAATTCTCAGAGATTTTCTCAACGAAAAGGGTAAGATATTACCAAGAAGATTGACAGGGAACTGTGCAAAACATCAAAGAATGGTCAAAGATGCTATAAAGAGAGCTAGACAAATGGCACTTTTACCATACATAAGATACTAA
- a CDS encoding endo alpha-1,4 polygalactosaminidase — protein sequence MLNEIVKYLVLTLLTILISVLMFTAEIKQDWILFTNGSKIELLVNVDSKVVIIDYSADGTEKGEFSKEQIDTLRNSGKKVFAYLNVGIAEDWRFYWKNLDKSLILMPLEGWKGEFYVKYWEQKWFEIVSEYIKRISYANFDGVMFDWVNVYEHSSLQKSSKKSQHDLEKSMVELLKKLINNYPNLEIALVNGEKLLKNYPELTQRVKYVVVESLFFKKGKLNVDSSEFLSRINLISSIQKLGVIVLSVEYIDNGNPLDRNNVERVKQYISLAKKYNFFYYVARDDLKLDSVNIPRISN from the coding sequence ATGTTGAATGAAATTGTGAAATATTTAGTTTTAACACTTTTGACAATTTTAATATCAGTTTTAATGTTTACTGCCGAGATAAAGCAAGATTGGATCTTGTTCACTAATGGTAGCAAGATAGAGTTATTAGTAAATGTTGATTCTAAAGTAGTCATAATTGATTATTCTGCTGATGGTACTGAAAAAGGTGAGTTCAGCAAAGAGCAAATAGATACTCTCAGAAATTCTGGAAAAAAGGTATTTGCTTATCTTAATGTTGGTATAGCTGAAGATTGGCGTTTTTACTGGAAAAATCTTGACAAATCACTTATATTGATGCCTCTTGAAGGATGGAAAGGTGAATTCTATGTAAAATACTGGGAACAGAAATGGTTTGAAATCGTTAGCGAATACATCAAAAGAATTAGCTATGCAAATTTTGATGGTGTAATGTTTGATTGGGTTAATGTGTATGAGCATAGCAGTTTGCAAAAGTCTTCAAAAAAATCCCAGCACGATTTGGAAAAATCTATGGTAGAACTTTTGAAAAAATTAATAAATAATTATCCTAATCTCGAAATTGCCTTGGTGAATGGTGAAAAATTGCTGAAGAATTATCCAGAACTTACTCAAAGAGTCAAATATGTAGTAGTTGAGAGTCTATTTTTCAAAAAAGGAAAATTAAACGTAGATTCATCAGAATTTTTGTCTCGAATTAACCTAATATCAAGTATACAAAAACTTGGGGTAATTGTTCTTTCGGTAGAATACATTGATAACGGTAATCCACTGGACAGGAACAACGTAGAAAGAGTTAAGCAATACATAAGTCTTGCAAAAAAATACAACTTCTTTTATTATGTGGCACGAGATGATTTAAAACTCGACAGTGTAAATATTCCTCGGATATCAAATTAA
- the era gene encoding GTPase Era: protein MESKKSGFVCFVGKPNVGKSSIINSIMKRKVVIVSEKPQTTRNRINVVYNDGESQIIFVDTPGIHKPLHRLGEYMVRAAIEALKNVDILLFIIDAKEGFENSEEYITQHINRVQTPVIGVINKIDLVKREKIDRIKNLLQEKVNNLICTVDTSAVTGEGLDELLGKIKENLPEGPQFYPDDVIVDRPLSFIVAELIREKVFQFTYEEIPHSVAVIVEEVKEREKGVTYIRANIYVERESQKGIIIGQKGQMIKKIGESARKDIEYFIESKVYLDLFVKVKKDWRNKDFIILNEVGMRDDIDG from the coding sequence ATGGAATCAAAAAAATCTGGATTTGTTTGTTTTGTAGGAAAGCCAAATGTTGGTAAATCTTCAATAATAAATTCGATAATGAAGAGAAAAGTTGTTATTGTTTCAGAAAAACCTCAAACAACTAGAAACAGGATAAATGTGGTATACAACGATGGCGAAAGTCAAATAATTTTTGTTGATACACCAGGTATCCACAAACCACTTCACAGGCTAGGAGAATACATGGTAAGAGCAGCTATTGAAGCTTTGAAGAATGTGGATATCTTGCTTTTCATAATAGATGCTAAGGAAGGATTCGAAAATTCCGAAGAATACATTACTCAGCATATAAATAGAGTACAAACACCAGTGATAGGTGTGATAAACAAGATAGACCTTGTTAAAAGAGAGAAAATAGATCGTATTAAAAATTTACTCCAAGAAAAAGTCAATAATCTTATTTGTACTGTTGATACTTCAGCGGTAACTGGGGAAGGACTCGATGAATTGCTAGGTAAGATAAAGGAAAATCTTCCTGAAGGTCCTCAATTTTACCCGGATGATGTTATTGTGGATAGACCTCTCTCATTTATTGTCGCAGAATTGATCCGAGAAAAGGTATTTCAATTCACGTACGAAGAAATTCCCCACTCAGTTGCTGTTATAGTAGAGGAAGTAAAAGAGAGAGAGAAAGGTGTAACATACATTAGGGCAAACATATACGTAGAAAGAGAGAGTCAAAAGGGAATAATTATAGGTCAAAAAGGACAAATGATAAAAAAGATAGGAGAGAGTGCAAGGAAGGATATTGAGTATTTTATAGAATCAAAGGTTTATTTGGACCTTTTTGTAAAAGTGAAAAAAGACTGGAGAAACAAAGATTTTATAATACTAAATGAAGTAGGAATGCGTGACGATATTGACGGCTAA
- a CDS encoding DNA polymerase III subunit delta, with product MLVYLTGDSELRKELYIREFLKKEKNCEYRKIFSDENGKIQELINASMSGGLFSNRKIYDLVDFDQWSKSEREEFSKIDFSKEELIVFVRTEKVGKDVKDSKHVSILSFEKPKEWEEEKWIEFIVENSKWLGVELSNQMAIELFRLIGTDEMALLTELEKLRVYSDRISLEDIGEIVYKRTVSKLDEFLFALSEMQLVKAYGLIDEVVKQYEPVIVVYSLSKHFIDLMQIVVLCSGKPFYSWPEIVEISKKTSVPIPKVARFVGFKFKDSKYMPVNHMEMYTPKKIKSILEILYYIDRQVKLGNELKILLLDFIQKLKNLDKHIEAAEVSTPLEEGED from the coding sequence ATGTTAGTTTACCTTACTGGTGATTCTGAATTGAGAAAAGAGCTTTACATACGTGAATTTCTCAAAAAAGAAAAAAATTGTGAATACAGAAAGATATTTTCGGATGAAAATGGGAAAATCCAAGAATTGATCAACGCCTCTATGAGTGGAGGGTTATTTTCAAATAGGAAGATATACGATCTTGTAGATTTCGATCAATGGTCAAAGTCGGAGAGAGAAGAGTTTTCTAAAATAGATTTTTCTAAAGAGGAGCTCATCGTTTTTGTACGAACAGAGAAGGTAGGTAAGGATGTAAAAGATTCTAAGCATGTATCAATACTAAGCTTTGAGAAACCTAAGGAGTGGGAAGAAGAAAAGTGGATAGAGTTCATAGTTGAAAACTCAAAATGGCTTGGTGTTGAATTATCAAACCAGATGGCAATAGAACTTTTCAGACTAATAGGAACGGACGAAATGGCACTCTTGACGGAACTCGAGAAGTTAAGAGTGTATTCTGATAGAATTTCTTTAGAAGACATAGGGGAGATAGTTTACAAAAGAACTGTAAGTAAACTTGATGAATTCTTATTTGCTTTAAGTGAAATGCAGTTAGTAAAAGCCTATGGATTAATCGACGAGGTGGTCAAGCAATATGAACCTGTTATTGTAGTCTATTCGTTAAGTAAGCATTTTATTGATCTAATGCAAATTGTTGTTCTTTGCAGTGGAAAACCATTTTATTCATGGCCAGAAATTGTGGAAATCTCCAAAAAAACTTCAGTCCCTATACCAAAAGTAGCCAGATTTGTCGGATTCAAATTCAAAGATTCAAAATATATGCCTGTAAACCATATGGAAATGTATACTCCAAAGAAAATTAAATCCATTTTGGAAATTTTGTATTATATTGACAGACAAGTAAAATTGGGAAATGAACTGAAAATACTTCTGCTGGACTTTATTCAAAAACTCAAAAACTTAGATAAGCACATTGAAGCTGCAGAGGTCTCAACACCATTAGAAGAAGGTGAAGATTGA
- a CDS encoding ABC transporter ATP-binding protein has protein sequence MSNSKDIIVSAESLSKVYGSGNSKVVALDNVNLTIYKGEIIAILGPSGSGKTTLLNLLAGLDLPTTGRVVIDGVEITSLSEEEKTRFRARNMGFIFQFFNLVPVLTAIENVELPMLLNKYPISEARRRALELLEKMNILHRKDAYPPQLSGGEQQRVSIARALSTKPKIIWADEPTGALDSKNGEQIKNLIIQLNKELRTTFVIVTHDPSVAQIADRIVKMESGKIAEIIEK, from the coding sequence GTGTCTAACTCAAAAGATATTATCGTATCAGCCGAAAGTTTATCAAAAGTCTATGGAAGTGGAAATTCAAAAGTCGTAGCATTGGATAATGTAAACTTAACCATCTACAAAGGGGAAATAATTGCAATATTAGGTCCTTCTGGATCGGGTAAGACTACATTGCTTAACCTGTTAGCTGGCTTAGACTTACCAACAACCGGTCGTGTTGTAATCGATGGTGTGGAAATTACAAGTTTGAGTGAAGAAGAAAAGACAAGATTTAGGGCGAGAAATATGGGATTCATATTCCAGTTTTTCAACCTTGTTCCAGTTTTAACAGCCATAGAAAATGTTGAACTTCCAATGTTGCTCAACAAGTACCCGATCTCTGAGGCAAGAAGAAGAGCACTTGAATTACTTGAGAAAATGAACATTTTACATAGAAAAGATGCGTATCCACCCCAGCTTTCTGGTGGAGAACAGCAGAGAGTATCTATAGCACGTGCTTTATCGACAAAACCAAAAATAATTTGGGCAGACGAGCCCACTGGAGCTCTTGATTCGAAAAATGGTGAACAAATAAAAAATCTCATCATTCAACTCAATAAAGAATTAAGAACGACATTTGTTATCGTAACACACGACCCATCCGTTGCACAAATTGCCGACCGAATCGTGAAAATGGAAAGTGGAAAGATAGCCGAGATAATCGAAAAATGA
- the coaD gene encoding pantetheine-phosphate adenylyltransferase — translation MKAAYPGSFDPITYGHIDIAKRASKLFDELYVVVMENKRKTYTFTVDERIEMVKECLKDIPNIRVESFSGLLVEYTIKNKIDVVIRGLRAVTDFEYELQMALANKEICNGVETVFLMTDKSFSFLSSSLVKEVASFGGKISQWVPENVEKKLLEKYKR, via the coding sequence ATAAAAGCTGCTTATCCTGGATCTTTTGATCCAATAACTTATGGTCACATAGATATTGCAAAAAGAGCTTCGAAACTATTTGATGAACTGTACGTTGTTGTTATGGAAAATAAAAGAAAGACTTACACATTTACTGTTGATGAAAGAATTGAAATGGTAAAAGAATGTCTCAAAGATATACCAAATATAAGGGTTGAAAGTTTCTCCGGATTACTTGTAGAATACACAATTAAGAATAAGATTGACGTTGTAATTCGTGGATTAAGAGCAGTAACAGACTTTGAGTATGAGCTCCAAATGGCACTCGCAAATAAAGAGATCTGTAACGGTGTAGAAACTGTATTTCTTATGACAGACAAGAGCTTTTCTTTTCTTTCGTCTAGTCTTGTAAAAGAAGTTGCTTCTTTTGGTGGTAAAATTTCCCAATGGGTACCGGAGAATGTGGAAAAGAAACTTCTGGAAAAGTATAAGAGGTGA
- the dnaB gene encoding replicative DNA helicase: MKNIPANIEAEQALIGSIFIEPERLDNIVSIVSSADFYDQRHRYIFSVIEQLHDEGLPIDIISVCDRLKDQGLLEKVGGELYVAQLADNVPTSAHAEVYAQIVRDKSILRELIAAGSQIVQNAYSDSDVDEILDEAERLIFRIAESKATKTYVDVKSALTEVFEHLEDLRSKHLKGLSGLVTGIPTGFKRLDEMTSGFHKSDLIIIAARPSVGKTAFALNIAKNMSTIGEASVGIFSLEMSREQLIQRLLCMESLVDLQKVRRGWLSDDEWKRLVQGASKLMKANIVVDDESNLEPRVLRAKARRMKKEYNVDAIFIDYLQLMNLGDRRDSRQQEISEISRSLKLLARELDISIIALSQLSRAVEQREDKRPRLSDLRESGAIEQDADVVIFLYRDEYYKKQHIDLPHETEIIIGKQRNGPIGTVTLMFNPSFTNFFEADVFHKEE, translated from the coding sequence GTGAAGAACATTCCAGCAAATATAGAGGCTGAACAGGCATTAATAGGTAGTATATTTATAGAACCGGAAAGATTAGATAATATAGTTTCCATAGTTAGTTCAGCGGATTTTTATGATCAGCGTCATAGATATATTTTCTCAGTTATAGAACAACTACATGATGAAGGATTACCTATTGATATTATCTCGGTCTGTGACAGGTTAAAGGATCAGGGTTTGTTAGAAAAGGTAGGAGGAGAATTGTACGTTGCTCAACTTGCCGATAACGTTCCGACATCAGCACACGCGGAAGTCTATGCTCAGATTGTGCGCGATAAATCGATATTAAGGGAACTAATTGCTGCTGGCAGTCAAATTGTTCAAAATGCTTATTCCGATAGTGATGTGGATGAGATACTTGATGAAGCAGAAAGATTAATTTTCAGAATAGCAGAATCTAAGGCTACTAAAACCTATGTAGATGTAAAAAGTGCATTGACAGAAGTATTTGAGCACTTGGAGGATTTACGTTCCAAACACCTTAAGGGATTAAGTGGACTGGTTACAGGTATACCAACTGGATTTAAAAGGCTTGACGAGATGACATCCGGATTTCATAAGTCTGATCTTATAATAATAGCTGCAAGACCAAGTGTTGGAAAAACAGCGTTTGCATTAAACATAGCAAAGAATATGTCAACAATTGGCGAAGCATCTGTTGGAATCTTCAGCCTTGAAATGAGCAGAGAACAGCTTATTCAAAGGTTGTTGTGTATGGAATCGCTTGTAGATCTTCAAAAAGTGAGAAGAGGTTGGCTGAGTGACGACGAGTGGAAAAGGCTCGTGCAAGGCGCGTCAAAATTGATGAAGGCAAATATTGTAGTAGACGATGAATCCAATCTTGAACCAAGAGTTTTAAGAGCAAAGGCAAGAAGAATGAAGAAGGAATACAACGTGGATGCTATATTTATAGATTATCTTCAACTAATGAATTTAGGTGACAGAAGAGATAGTAGACAACAAGAGATTTCTGAAATCTCCCGTTCCCTAAAACTTTTAGCAAGGGAACTTGATATTTCAATAATAGCACTCTCACAGCTATCAAGGGCTGTTGAACAAAGGGAAGATAAGAGACCAAGACTTAGTGATCTTAGAGAGTCTGGAGCTATAGAACAAGATGCAGACGTTGTCATATTTCTTTACAGAGACGAGTATTACAAAAAACAGCATATAGACCTTCCTCATGAAACTGAAATAATAATAGGCAAGCAGCGAAATGGACCTATTGGTACTGTTACTCTGATGTTTAATCCTTCATTTACTAATTTCTTTGAGGCAGATGTATTTCATAAAGAGGAATGA
- the lnt gene encoding apolipoprotein N-acyltransferase, producing the protein MLDTILNVLLSSLLLTAAMPGYIYGGFVFFALIPLFFALDKKGPIVGGLICFLYFFLFSFLNFNYLIPILTKGLPELFGRFSPLTGIFIYILFCIIEAIPFIIFGIFYGLWSQKIRFRVLEPIFVASLYVISDFLRGIGDIGFTGGRLSDALYNFKGLLQILPFTGTLGLVFLITVVNYEFYRILKKNKWNMPYVLSIFAGIILINGVVESQLPKSIGSKPVVLAQTNVPQNVKYNYPSEKILRYLEQKFSEVPDYLIIFPEAVFPGEDIRNSDIEKRLLNTFGDKTIVIGYPTVEEKDVFNSLHIYSKGKYIGRYDKVKLFPFVEMLPYKSVFGKFDFLKGIYYFTAGTQKSINIEKYGNVGMIICFESFFPSVVRKLATQSEFIVVSTNDGWYNSQIALMQHFVQMIFRAVENNRYFVQVSNTGISGISDPFGNFQLLPEKTNWKILYVDPINKITFYNKHGDYIFLVSLLMVITAGLTAKRKNYMFD; encoded by the coding sequence ATGTTGGATACTATACTTAATGTTTTACTTTCTTCTCTTTTACTCACAGCAGCAATGCCTGGTTACATTTACGGAGGTTTTGTTTTTTTTGCTCTGATTCCGTTATTTTTTGCTCTTGACAAGAAAGGTCCGATAGTAGGTGGATTGATATGTTTCCTTTACTTTTTCCTATTTTCTTTTCTCAACTTTAACTACTTGATCCCAATTTTAACAAAAGGATTACCAGAATTATTTGGAAGGTTTTCTCCTTTGACGGGAATCTTTATTTACATACTTTTTTGTATCATAGAGGCAATACCTTTTATAATTTTTGGAATCTTTTACGGACTTTGGAGTCAAAAAATTAGATTTAGAGTACTTGAACCAATTTTTGTAGCTTCCCTGTACGTTATTTCAGATTTCTTGAGGGGAATTGGCGATATAGGATTTACAGGTGGTAGGTTAAGCGATGCTTTATACAATTTTAAGGGTTTACTACAGATTCTACCATTTACAGGAACACTTGGTTTAGTTTTTTTAATTACAGTGGTAAATTATGAATTTTACAGGATATTAAAAAAGAACAAGTGGAATATGCCATATGTGCTGTCTATATTTGCTGGAATCATTTTGATAAACGGAGTTGTTGAATCACAATTACCTAAAAGTATTGGAAGTAAACCTGTTGTTTTAGCTCAGACAAATGTGCCACAAAATGTGAAATACAACTATCCATCAGAAAAGATACTGCGATATCTCGAGCAAAAGTTTTCTGAAGTGCCGGATTATTTGATAATATTTCCAGAAGCTGTTTTCCCCGGAGAGGATATCAGAAATTCTGATATTGAGAAAAGATTACTGAACACATTTGGGGATAAAACCATAGTTATTGGATATCCTACAGTGGAAGAAAAAGATGTGTTTAATAGTCTGCATATCTATTCGAAAGGGAAATACATTGGTAGATATGACAAAGTTAAGCTCTTTCCATTTGTTGAAATGTTACCTTACAAATCTGTATTCGGCAAGTTTGACTTTCTTAAAGGAATATATTACTTTACTGCAGGTACTCAAAAAAGTATCAATATAGAGAAATACGGAAACGTTGGTATGATAATTTGTTTTGAATCTTTCTTTCCTTCCGTTGTAAGAAAATTAGCAACTCAGTCTGAATTTATCGTAGTATCAACTAATGATGGATGGTATAACTCACAGATAGCTTTGATGCAGCACTTTGTGCAAATGATATTCAGGGCAGTTGAGAACAATCGATATTTTGTACAAGTTTCGAACACGGGGATAAGTGGAATTTCCGATCCGTTCGGCAATTTTCAATTACTACCTGAGAAAACAAACTGGAAGATTTTATATGTTGATCCGATTAATAAAATAACATTTTACAACAAACATGGGGATTACATTTTTCTTGTTTCGTTGTTAATGGTTATAACCGCTGGGTTAACAGCTAAAAGAAAAAATTACATGTTTGACTGA
- a CDS encoding DegT/DnrJ/EryC1/StrS family aminotransferase codes for MKKVQLSSPQISQSDIDVVVQVLKSGRLSIGPYTEAFEKVIAEFTGLRYAVAVSSGTSALHLILKAANFNEKSLLIVPSFTFVASANVALFEKGKVAFVDIQPDTMNIDPFALEYVLDKCSKEYSEIYLMGVDIFGHPMDWDKITEICSNYNVTIIEDSCEALGSEYKGKKVGTFGIAGAFAFYANKQITTGEGGIIVTNDETVYKISKSLRNQGRGEGSEWLVHEYVGYNYRIDEMSAALGWSQMQRIDEIINRRSDVANRYNKLLSKLGIQIPVVKDYVTRMSWFVYVIRLPEHVDRLTRQRIMEYLEMEGVQVRSYFEPVHLQKPYRELGWKEGMLPVTEQVSTRTIALPFYTDLTLEDQEYVVEKLKNALELFIK; via the coding sequence TTGAAAAAAGTCCAGCTTTCAAGTCCGCAGATATCTCAATCTGATATAGATGTGGTTGTTCAGGTTCTCAAGTCAGGAAGGTTAAGTATAGGTCCTTACACTGAAGCGTTTGAAAAAGTTATTGCTGAATTCACTGGTCTTAGGTATGCTGTTGCAGTCTCCAGCGGTACAAGTGCGCTGCATCTTATATTAAAAGCCGCTAATTTTAATGAAAAATCACTCTTAATAGTACCTTCTTTTACATTTGTTGCCTCTGCCAATGTAGCGCTTTTTGAAAAAGGTAAAGTTGCCTTTGTAGATATACAGCCAGATACAATGAATATTGATCCTTTCGCGTTAGAATATGTGCTTGACAAATGTTCAAAAGAGTATTCGGAAATATACTTGATGGGGGTTGACATTTTTGGTCATCCGATGGACTGGGATAAAATAACAGAAATTTGCTCAAACTACAACGTAACAATTATCGAAGATTCCTGTGAAGCACTTGGTAGTGAGTATAAAGGCAAAAAAGTAGGAACTTTTGGAATCGCGGGTGCATTTGCATTTTATGCTAATAAGCAAATCACAACAGGAGAAGGAGGAATAATTGTAACTAACGACGAAACTGTTTACAAAATTTCAAAGTCTCTTAGAAATCAGGGAAGAGGAGAAGGCTCAGAGTGGCTTGTGCATGAATATGTAGGTTATAACTATAGAATTGATGAAATGTCAGCAGCATTGGGTTGGTCACAGATGCAAAGAATTGATGAAATCATAAATAGAAGAAGTGATGTTGCAAATAGATACAACAAACTTTTGTCAAAATTAGGTATTCAAATTCCAGTTGTAAAAGATTATGTTACAAGAATGTCTTGGTTTGTTTACGTTATTCGATTACCAGAACATGTAGATAGATTGACTCGACAAAGAATTATGGAATACTTGGAAATGGAAGGTGTGCAGGTAAGAAGTTATTTTGAACCAGTTCATCTTCAAAAACCTTACAGAGAATTAGGATGGAAAGAGGGAATGCTCCCCGTTACTGAACAAGTTTCAACCAGAACAATTGCTTTACCATTCTATACTGATCTAACGTTGGAAGATCAAGAATACGTTGTTGAAAAGTTAAAAAATGCCCTTGAATTGTTCATAAAATAA